A part of Chitinivorax tropicus genomic DNA contains:
- a CDS encoding PAS domain S-box protein, with protein sequence MTKQVVGPAKWVRFTFARLFRSLTLRPSLKWVVLMVGLVLTGISTWQTSLDADRAAGERAHLKANVRLAALSAELARVESYSRQFSAFFTVDAFPHFRQFNAYATALGKMPRGTIMVGLVARVRSDHIPHFQQRFAAATEDVPELSGVRFPWSQAGASRPYYYPLKYAYPLVGIPVGTDIVGMPQLRRSFADALNKGGPLVTPPFQLEVDGSTRTLVALITPVQREAQASAEGFVMLLLDVDRLLSAIVDSDATHDRMTVTVVDYSDPRQGRRLYPLNDPREVGQVLTPHGARFQHDVEFGGRRWAVYLEGEVRPDNDMIWSRLIIGFGLTALALLLVVGAQYRGFEAVQVTGERLKRAAESNEALKTLLQQREQTESALRNSEARMRTILDASSDAIVLFDRLGTIEMFNPAAEQMFGHQRGQVIGGHVSILMPETMRQEGAAQQVLDSMVEGVGQTRELLALRCNGELFPLELTINVAELAGTRYFVATGREITERKKAERLLFESEYKHRAILDAAYIGIYVLQDEMLQYVNPTFARYFRMKREHMQSLAPLSLLAPESHDSFREQCELAYASSNHVLPVEVTCLRSDGTRFVGLLTMQRITYANHPGLTGSLLDVTERKQVEEAVRQSEQKTRAILAALPDTTIRLDLDGVVLDCRSPDERLMGLFSASLIGHALDKVFSDSVAQRIRLYIEQAARARQIKQLEFGMQVGSAGMTFDARIAPYGPTECLLILRDITERKRTEAELIRHRDHLAEMVTERTSELQAMLDTTPLAMARLAQRTFVDVNRAMEELFKRRGVDFMGQRTRMIYPDDASYLAFGQRIYPSLGRGEVFHDEVKFVDADGEHFWCEMYGKAIDPTNPLGSSVWVFQDITERKITEQALTEAKEIAESANRAKSEFLANMSHELRTPMHAILGFADMGLSKSEVAAREKLAHYFDRIRQSGKRLLSILNDLLDLSKLEAGKMEYRFERRDVIPVIEEAVDELHQLAADKQIQIHVQPSGETWGDFDTLRVSQVVRNLLSNAIKFSPTNLQIEVTCGREPWFNKMALRVTVRDWGPGVPEQEIDRIFDKFIQSSQTKTGAGGTGLGLAICREIAHAHGGEITARNHHDGGVSFSFVLPDSYRGNDGKLP encoded by the coding sequence ATGACAAAACAAGTGGTAGGACCTGCCAAGTGGGTCAGGTTCACTTTTGCACGCCTTTTCCGCTCCTTGACCCTCCGCCCCTCACTCAAATGGGTGGTGCTGATGGTGGGTTTGGTGCTGACGGGCATTTCCACCTGGCAGACCAGCCTGGATGCTGATCGGGCTGCTGGCGAGCGGGCTCACCTCAAGGCCAATGTCCGCCTGGCTGCGCTATCCGCCGAATTGGCCCGGGTGGAGAGCTACAGCCGACAATTCAGCGCTTTTTTCACGGTGGATGCGTTCCCGCATTTCCGTCAATTCAACGCCTACGCCACCGCCCTGGGCAAGATGCCTCGTGGCACCATCATGGTCGGGCTGGTGGCCAGGGTGCGTAGCGATCACATCCCGCATTTCCAACAACGGTTTGCAGCCGCGACTGAGGACGTGCCCGAGCTGAGCGGTGTGCGTTTCCCCTGGTCGCAGGCAGGCGCCAGTCGGCCTTATTATTATCCACTGAAATATGCCTACCCGCTGGTGGGTATCCCAGTCGGGACGGATATTGTCGGCATGCCACAATTACGCCGCAGCTTTGCTGATGCGCTCAACAAGGGGGGGCCATTGGTCACACCACCCTTTCAGCTGGAGGTCGATGGCAGCACACGGACGTTGGTCGCGCTGATCACGCCGGTGCAGCGCGAAGCACAAGCCTCCGCCGAAGGCTTTGTGATGCTGCTGTTGGATGTGGATCGCTTGCTGTCAGCGATTGTGGACAGTGATGCCACCCATGACCGCATGACGGTCACGGTGGTCGATTACAGCGATCCCCGGCAGGGTCGGCGGCTGTATCCGCTCAATGATCCACGGGAGGTCGGCCAGGTGTTGACACCCCATGGTGCACGATTCCAGCACGATGTGGAGTTCGGTGGCCGTCGCTGGGCAGTGTATCTGGAAGGCGAGGTGCGGCCTGACAATGACATGATCTGGTCGCGCTTGATCATCGGTTTCGGCCTGACCGCCTTGGCGTTGTTGTTGGTGGTGGGCGCACAGTATCGTGGATTCGAAGCGGTGCAGGTGACGGGTGAGCGGCTTAAGCGTGCGGCGGAGTCCAATGAGGCGCTGAAGACGTTGTTGCAGCAGCGTGAGCAGACCGAGTCGGCCTTACGCAATAGCGAAGCGCGTATGCGCACCATCCTGGATGCATCCAGTGATGCCATCGTTTTGTTCGATCGGCTGGGAACGATCGAAATGTTCAACCCGGCCGCCGAGCAGATGTTCGGGCATCAACGGGGACAAGTCATTGGCGGCCATGTTTCCATCCTGATGCCGGAGACTATGCGCCAAGAGGGGGCGGCACAGCAGGTGCTCGATTCCATGGTCGAGGGGGTCGGGCAGACACGGGAATTGCTGGCATTGCGCTGTAATGGCGAGCTGTTCCCACTGGAGCTGACCATCAATGTGGCCGAGCTGGCCGGCACGCGCTATTTCGTCGCCACGGGCCGGGAGATCACCGAGCGCAAGAAAGCCGAACGCCTGCTGTTTGAAAGCGAATATAAACACCGGGCGATTCTGGACGCGGCCTACATCGGTATCTATGTGCTGCAGGATGAGATGTTGCAGTATGTCAACCCGACCTTCGCCCGCTATTTCCGCATGAAGCGTGAACATATGCAGTCTCTGGCGCCGCTGAGCCTGTTGGCGCCAGAGTCGCATGACAGTTTCCGTGAGCAGTGCGAGTTGGCCTATGCCTCATCCAACCACGTGCTGCCAGTGGAGGTGACCTGTCTGCGATCTGACGGTACCCGCTTTGTCGGCTTGCTGACGATGCAGCGCATCACCTATGCCAATCACCCTGGCTTGACTGGCTCCTTGCTGGATGTGACCGAGCGCAAGCAGGTCGAGGAGGCGGTGAGGCAGTCTGAGCAGAAGACCCGCGCCATCCTGGCGGCGTTGCCGGACACCACTATCCGCTTGGATCTGGACGGCGTGGTCTTGGATTGCCGAAGCCCGGACGAGCGATTGATGGGGTTGTTCTCCGCATCCTTGATCGGGCACGCACTCGACAAAGTGTTTTCAGACAGTGTCGCACAACGTATCCGCCTGTATATCGAACAAGCGGCCCGCGCCCGCCAGATCAAGCAGCTGGAGTTTGGCATGCAGGTCGGCTCAGCAGGGATGACTTTCGACGCTCGTATCGCACCCTATGGCCCAACCGAGTGTCTGCTGATTCTGCGCGATATCACCGAACGTAAGCGCACCGAAGCCGAGCTGATCCGCCACCGCGATCACTTGGCGGAAATGGTCACCGAGCGCACCTCTGAGCTGCAAGCCATGTTGGACACCACCCCCTTGGCCATGGCCAGGCTGGCCCAGCGGACATTCGTCGATGTCAACCGCGCGATGGAGGAGCTGTTCAAACGTCGCGGCGTCGATTTCATGGGGCAGCGCACCCGCATGATCTACCCTGATGATGCGAGCTATCTGGCATTCGGTCAGCGTATCTACCCCTCGCTCGGGCGTGGGGAGGTCTTCCATGATGAGGTCAAGTTCGTCGATGCCGATGGTGAGCATTTCTGGTGCGAGATGTACGGTAAGGCCATCGATCCGACCAATCCCTTGGGTTCATCGGTGTGGGTGTTCCAGGACATCACCGAACGAAAGATCACGGAGCAGGCGCTGACTGAAGCCAAGGAGATCGCGGAATCAGCCAACCGCGCTAAGTCGGAGTTCCTGGCCAATATGTCACATGAGCTGCGCACCCCGATGCACGCCATTCTGGGTTTCGCTGACATGGGGCTGTCGAAATCGGAGGTGGCGGCCCGCGAAAAGTTGGCGCATTATTTCGACCGCATCCGGCAAAGCGGCAAGCGCTTGTTATCCATCTTGAACGATCTGCTGGACTTGTCCAAGCTGGAGGCGGGCAAGATGGAGTACCGCTTCGAGCGGCGGGATGTCATACCTGTCATCGAAGAGGCCGTGGATGAGCTGCATCAATTGGCTGCGGACAAGCAGATACAGATCCATGTTCAGCCCTCGGGCGAGACCTGGGGCGACTTCGACACGCTCCGCGTCAGCCAGGTGGTGCGTAATCTGTTGTCCAATGCCATCAAATTCAGCCCGACCAACCTTCAGATCGAGGTGACATGTGGTCGCGAGCCTTGGTTCAACAAGATGGCGCTGCGAGTGACGGTGCGCGACTGGGGGCCGGGTGTGCCAGAGCAGGAGATCGACCGGATCTTCGACAAATTCATTCAAAGCAGCCAGACCAAGACCGGCGCGGGCGGCACCGGGCTGGGGCTGGCCATCTGCCGTGAAATCGCCCATGCTCATGGTGGCGAGATCACCGCACGCAATCATCACGATGGAGGCGTCAGCTTCTCATTCGTACTGCCAGACTCATATCGAGGAAATGATGGAAAATTACCGTAA
- a CDS encoding response regulator has protein sequence MENYRNGHLLIVDDEPFNLEILTEYLEDAGYQVSAAEDGVEAWEALHKEGQAFDAVLLDRMMPRMNGMELLQKIKTESRFETLPVVMQTAMGAPDSVREGLLAGAYYYLTKPFERETLLAIVSAAIRDRREQRALIHELSRQRNTLTLMTRGSFAFRTIDEAHNLTAMLSSMCPNPEKTALGLSELLVNAVEHGNLGITYHEKSALVHGNRWRQEVEARLLKPDYANKQVTVEIVRLPEVLEITITDEGHGFDWHPFLDFAPERAFDPHGRGISMARMLSFDEVEYLGVGNQVKATIKLVAKSDNPQ, from the coding sequence ATGGAAAATTACCGTAACGGCCACTTGTTGATCGTGGACGATGAACCGTTCAATCTGGAGATCCTGACCGAATACCTGGAAGATGCCGGTTACCAGGTTTCCGCTGCGGAAGATGGCGTCGAGGCCTGGGAGGCACTGCACAAAGAGGGCCAGGCTTTTGACGCTGTGCTGCTGGATCGGATGATGCCACGTATGAATGGCATGGAGCTGTTGCAGAAGATCAAGACTGAGAGCCGGTTCGAAACCCTGCCCGTGGTCATGCAGACCGCCATGGGCGCTCCTGACTCAGTGCGGGAAGGGCTGTTGGCCGGCGCTTATTATTACCTGACCAAGCCATTCGAGCGCGAAACGCTACTGGCCATTGTCTCTGCTGCGATCCGTGATCGACGCGAGCAGCGGGCGCTGATCCATGAGCTGTCCCGCCAACGCAATACCTTGACGCTGATGACCCGTGGCAGCTTTGCTTTCCGCACCATCGATGAGGCGCACAACCTGACTGCGATGTTGTCATCGATGTGCCCCAATCCGGAAAAGACTGCGCTGGGCTTGTCCGAGCTGTTGGTCAATGCTGTCGAGCACGGCAATCTCGGCATCACCTACCATGAGAAATCCGCCCTGGTGCATGGCAATCGCTGGCGGCAGGAGGTTGAAGCGCGCCTGCTCAAGCCAGACTACGCAAACAAGCAGGTGACGGTCGAGATTGTGCGGCTGCCCGAGGTGCTGGAGATCACCATCACCGATGAAGGACATGGCTTTGACTGGCATCCCTTTCTCGACTTCGCGCCGGAACGGGCATTCGACCCGCATGGACGGGGGATTTCGATGGCGCGGATGTTGAGCTTTGACGAGGTGGAGTATCTCGGGGTGGGGAATCAGGTCAAGGCCACCATCAAATTGGTAGCCAAGTCCGATAATCCGCAGTAG
- a CDS encoding DNA internalization-related competence protein ComEC/Rec2: protein MLPIFTPVQRFWLSGLGLVAGILALQSCATLPSLGALLALLPICLICWSLHARFPRLAWVLLGFSLGAAWALCLAHQRMADRLPKEWEGKAIEIEATLVDLPDPTAGGVRIKARVDQVLTRDAQVPSLIQLSLYGDPTTLPVFAPGQRWQFGVKLRRPHGNANPHGFDFEAWMLEQSLRAVGSVRHYRQLAGQGWSPLIQIHLWRQALRDRMAATLGERPYAGVLIALVMGDQRAIPQSQWDKFNQTGVTHLVSISGLHITLVAGLVGGVVYRLWRSLPLAMAWPARKAAVLAGLIAACWYALLGGFSVPTQRTLWMLLVAAIALWRGRAIHISSMWLMAALICLLIDPWAVMAPGFWLSFGAIGCIMWAAANRLQRPHWLVEWGRTQWAVTLGLAPALLAYFSQLPLLSPLANAFAIPVVGAVVTPLALLGSIITPLLTLAHAILTPCMQALGWLAGLPGSLWQQPAPHGWAIWLAMPGIAWCLLPTGWPARGLGCLLLLPLIASVDDRPQPEQLRITFIDVGQGLAVWVQTARHDLLYDTGPSFQIKPFGPRATQRIVEDATQLDAGNRVILPRLRAAGVSRLHGLIVSHDDLDHTGGAASIIQALPPDWVMGSLPPHHPITTQAKRYVGCRQHLTWQWDGVRFAVLAPDAATLASPTVKDNDRSCVLLISCAGGRVLLTGDLERWGELTLLESNTLPTVQVLSVGHHGSNTSSSEPFLAATQAQIAVVSAGYMNRFGHPTAKVLARLKAQGSAVARTDQDGEVSILLEPTGIQLQRYRQARPRYWDETDHP, encoded by the coding sequence ATGCTCCCCATCTTTACCCCTGTGCAACGATTCTGGTTGTCTGGCCTGGGCCTGGTGGCGGGCATACTCGCCCTGCAGTCCTGTGCCACACTCCCCAGCCTGGGTGCGCTGCTGGCTTTGCTTCCGATCTGCCTGATCTGCTGGTCGTTGCACGCACGCTTTCCCCGCCTAGCCTGGGTGCTACTTGGATTCAGCCTGGGAGCGGCCTGGGCGCTGTGCCTCGCCCATCAACGCATGGCTGATCGATTGCCTAAGGAGTGGGAAGGCAAGGCAATCGAAATCGAGGCCACCCTGGTTGACCTGCCTGATCCGACAGCTGGCGGCGTCCGCATCAAGGCTCGGGTGGATCAGGTGCTGACGCGTGATGCGCAGGTGCCTTCGTTGATCCAGCTCTCTTTGTATGGTGACCCGACAACCCTGCCAGTCTTCGCACCTGGGCAGCGCTGGCAGTTCGGCGTGAAATTGCGGCGCCCACATGGCAACGCCAATCCGCACGGTTTTGATTTCGAAGCATGGATGCTGGAGCAGTCGTTGCGCGCCGTCGGCAGCGTGCGCCATTACCGTCAGCTGGCGGGCCAGGGCTGGAGCCCACTGATCCAGATCCACCTATGGCGGCAGGCACTACGGGATCGGATGGCCGCCACATTGGGCGAACGCCCCTATGCCGGGGTGCTGATAGCGCTGGTGATGGGGGATCAACGCGCCATTCCGCAATCGCAGTGGGATAAGTTCAACCAGACCGGCGTCACCCATCTGGTCTCGATCTCTGGCCTGCATATCACGCTGGTTGCAGGGCTGGTGGGTGGCGTGGTCTATCGACTCTGGCGGTCACTGCCCCTCGCCATGGCTTGGCCTGCCCGCAAAGCGGCTGTGCTGGCCGGTTTGATTGCGGCCTGCTGGTATGCGTTGCTGGGTGGCTTTTCCGTCCCGACACAACGCACACTGTGGATGCTCTTGGTCGCAGCCATCGCGCTATGGCGTGGTCGGGCCATCCATATCAGCAGCATGTGGCTGATGGCTGCGTTGATCTGCTTGCTGATCGACCCCTGGGCGGTGATGGCGCCGGGTTTCTGGCTGTCTTTCGGCGCGATCGGCTGCATCATGTGGGCAGCCGCCAACCGCCTGCAACGCCCGCATTGGCTGGTGGAATGGGGCCGCACCCAATGGGCGGTGACCTTGGGGTTGGCCCCGGCGTTGCTGGCGTATTTCTCGCAGCTGCCATTGCTCTCGCCGCTGGCCAATGCCTTTGCCATCCCAGTGGTTGGCGCGGTGGTCACCCCCTTGGCTTTGCTGGGTAGCATCATCACACCGCTGCTGACGCTGGCGCATGCCATCCTCACCCCATGCATGCAAGCGCTGGGCTGGCTGGCGGGCCTGCCAGGGTCGCTGTGGCAACAGCCCGCTCCGCACGGCTGGGCCATCTGGCTGGCCATGCCCGGCATCGCCTGGTGCCTGCTGCCGACAGGTTGGCCCGCACGCGGCCTGGGCTGCTTGCTCCTGCTGCCACTGATTGCCAGTGTGGACGATCGTCCACAGCCTGAGCAGCTTCGCATCACGTTCATCGATGTCGGGCAGGGGCTGGCGGTCTGGGTGCAGACGGCCCGGCACGACCTGCTCTATGACACCGGCCCCAGCTTCCAGATCAAGCCATTTGGCCCACGCGCAACCCAGCGCATCGTCGAGGACGCCACTCAGCTCGATGCCGGTAATCGGGTCATCCTCCCCCGGCTGCGGGCTGCCGGGGTAAGCAGGCTGCATGGGCTGATCGTCAGCCATGATGACCTGGATCACACGGGTGGCGCGGCCTCGATCATCCAGGCGCTGCCACCTGATTGGGTGATGGGCAGCCTGCCACCTCACCACCCGATCACAACACAGGCCAAGCGTTATGTCGGGTGTCGGCAACATCTGACATGGCAGTGGGATGGCGTCCGGTTTGCAGTGCTGGCGCCCGATGCCGCAACCTTGGCATCACCCACCGTCAAGGACAACGACCGCAGCTGTGTCCTGCTGATCAGCTGTGCCGGCGGGCGGGTATTGTTGACGGGGGACTTGGAACGCTGGGGTGAGCTCACCCTGCTTGAATCGAACACACTACCGACCGTGCAGGTGCTGTCCGTTGGTCATCATGGCAGCAACACCTCGTCCAGCGAGCCCTTCCTGGCCGCGACCCAGGCCCAGATCGCGGTGGTCAGCGCAGGCTATATGAACCGCTTCGGGCACCCGACGGCCAAGGTGCTGGCCCGCCTGAAGGCGCAAGGCAGCGCAGTCGCCCGAACAGATCAGGATGGCGAGGTCAGCATCCTGCTTGAGCCTACCGGTATCCAGTTGCAGCGATACCGGCAGGCCCGGCCACGCTATTGGGATGAGACAGACCATCCCTGA
- a CDS encoding M14 family metallopeptidase — translation MKKAITLCGIAALTSAVLGSTAAMAAENKAETLQLLEQEKANNNIYKAYFPSLEIARKAAISFHEQMLESHYDKGYLILELDSSDMDKLARFGFRLEHATDFIAKRNQMIDQLYQIQTDRLAHDPMAAPVGMTAIPGFSCYETVEETFAAAQAYATNQPNLASWIKVGDSWEKTQGLGGHDIRVLKLTNKAITGAKPKLFVNAAIHAREYTTAPLTLAFAKWLMDGYGVNADATWILDHHEVHLMLHTNPDGRKKAESGLSWRKNTNQAYCGAASNNRGADLNRNFSFSWNITGGSGSSGNPCDITYRGPAAASEPEIKAIERYVRSLWPDRRGPSPSDPAPADTSGIHLDIHSYSQLVLWPWGYTNTPAPNGNALQTLGRKFAFFNGYTPQQSIGLYPTDGTSDGVSYGELGVAAYTFELGTAFFQSCSAYNSTIKPQNLNALIYAAKVVRTPYITPGGPDVTSVGLAGTAGTTGVTAGTPVQLTAVVTDTRFNNSNGVEATQNISSAEYYIDVPPWKVGVAKSMTATDGVFDEKTEDVRATINTTGLSVGKHLVYVRSRDTTGTWGPVSARFLVIKP, via the coding sequence ATGAAGAAGGCCATCACGCTGTGCGGTATCGCTGCACTCACGAGCGCTGTCCTGGGTTCGACTGCCGCCATGGCAGCGGAAAACAAGGCAGAGACCTTGCAGTTGCTTGAGCAGGAAAAAGCCAACAACAATATCTACAAAGCTTATTTCCCAAGCCTGGAAATCGCCCGCAAAGCTGCCATTTCCTTCCATGAGCAGATGCTGGAATCGCATTACGACAAGGGTTACCTGATTCTGGAGTTGGATTCATCCGATATGGACAAATTGGCCAGATTCGGCTTCCGGCTGGAACACGCGACCGATTTCATCGCCAAGCGCAATCAGATGATCGATCAACTGTATCAGATCCAGACCGATCGACTGGCGCATGACCCGATGGCCGCCCCGGTCGGGATGACGGCGATCCCAGGGTTCAGCTGCTACGAGACTGTTGAAGAGACGTTTGCAGCCGCGCAGGCCTATGCCACCAACCAACCCAATCTGGCCAGTTGGATCAAGGTTGGTGATTCGTGGGAAAAGACGCAGGGCCTGGGTGGGCATGATATCCGCGTGTTGAAATTGACCAACAAGGCCATCACGGGCGCCAAACCCAAGTTGTTCGTCAATGCAGCGATCCATGCACGGGAGTACACCACTGCGCCGTTGACCCTGGCCTTCGCCAAGTGGTTGATGGATGGTTATGGTGTCAATGCTGATGCCACCTGGATTCTGGATCACCACGAAGTCCACCTGATGTTGCACACCAACCCGGATGGTCGTAAAAAGGCGGAGTCCGGCCTGTCGTGGCGTAAGAACACCAATCAGGCTTATTGTGGCGCAGCCAGCAATAATCGCGGAGCGGATCTGAACCGCAACTTCTCCTTCAGCTGGAACATCACTGGGGGCTCTGGCTCCAGCGGCAACCCCTGCGACATCACCTATCGTGGGCCTGCCGCTGCTTCAGAGCCGGAGATCAAAGCCATCGAGCGATATGTGCGCAGCCTGTGGCCCGATCGCCGTGGCCCGAGCCCCAGCGACCCGGCACCGGCAGATACCAGCGGTATCCATCTGGATATCCATAGCTACAGCCAATTGGTGTTGTGGCCGTGGGGGTACACCAATACCCCGGCGCCCAATGGTAATGCGCTCCAGACACTGGGGCGTAAGTTCGCCTTTTTCAATGGTTACACGCCACAGCAGTCGATCGGCCTGTATCCGACCGATGGCACCAGTGATGGCGTCAGCTATGGTGAGCTGGGGGTGGCGGCCTATACCTTTGAGCTGGGGACGGCTTTCTTCCAAAGTTGCAGCGCATATAACAGCACCATCAAACCTCAAAACCTGAATGCGCTGATCTATGCCGCCAAAGTGGTACGCACGCCTTACATCACCCCTGGCGGGCCGGATGTCACCAGTGTGGGCCTGGCTGGCACGGCTGGCACCACTGGTGTCACCGCTGGTACGCCGGTGCAGCTGACTGCGGTGGTCACCGACACCCGCTTCAACAACAGCAATGGCGTTGAAGCCACGCAGAACATCAGCTCGGCTGAGTACTATATCGACGTGCCGCCCTGGAAGGTTGGGGTGGCTAAATCGATGACGGCCACCGATGGCGTGTTCGATGAAAAGACGGAGGATGTCAGAGCCACCATCAACACCACGGGCCTGTCAGTGGGCAAGCATCTGGTGTATGTCCGTTCGCGTGATACCACGGGCACCTGGGGGCCAGTCAGCGCAAGGTTCCTGGTGATCAAGCCATGA
- a CDS encoding ParA family protein: protein MKRVIFNQKGGVGKSTITVNLAAIAASEGLRTLVLDLDPQGNATRYLLGEQADGLKPTLAELFSQTLSFSLYTKKIDEFIHSTPFERLHILPSSPELAELQSKLESRYKIFKLRDSLKEVTAQFDCVFIDTPPALNFYTLSALIAADSCLIPFDCDDFSRRALYSLMDNVREIREDHNPALDIGGIVVNQFQARAALPGKLVQELKDEGLPVLDAFLSSSIKIRESHERSVPMIHLDARHKLSQEYVALYRAISQ, encoded by the coding sequence ATGAAACGCGTGATTTTCAATCAGAAGGGGGGTGTGGGCAAATCCACCATCACAGTCAATCTGGCGGCCATCGCGGCGTCGGAAGGGCTGCGGACCTTGGTTCTGGACCTCGATCCTCAAGGCAATGCCACCCGCTATCTGCTGGGTGAGCAGGCCGATGGGCTGAAGCCGACCCTGGCTGAATTGTTCAGCCAGACCTTGAGCTTCAGCCTGTATACGAAAAAGATCGATGAATTCATCCACAGCACGCCATTTGAGCGGCTTCACATCCTGCCATCCAGCCCAGAGCTGGCTGAGTTGCAGTCCAAGCTCGAATCCCGCTATAAAATATTCAAATTGCGCGACTCCTTGAAAGAGGTCACGGCGCAATTTGACTGTGTGTTCATCGACACCCCGCCTGCCTTGAATTTCTACACCTTGTCAGCCCTGATTGCCGCCGATTCCTGCCTGATCCCGTTTGACTGTGACGATTTTTCAAGGCGGGCGTTGTACAGCCTGATGGACAATGTCCGAGAGATTCGAGAAGACCATAATCCAGCGCTCGACATCGGTGGGATTGTGGTGAACCAGTTCCAGGCGCGTGCTGCATTGCCCGGCAAACTGGTGCAGGAGCTGAAGGACGAGGGCTTGCCGGTGTTGGATGCCTTTTTGTCTTCATCGATCAAGATCCGCGAATCACATGAGCGCTCGGTGCCGATGATCCATCTGGATGCACGGCATAAGCTCTCGCAGGAATATGTGGCGCTTTATCGGGCGATCAGCCAGTGA